From the Conger conger chromosome 14, fConCon1.1, whole genome shotgun sequence genome, one window contains:
- the LOC133109736 gene encoding dual specificity phosphatase 29-like, whose protein sequence is MASSKSSRASNKRDASTGAAEDEYEEYSTPSGYELEKLLCRGSVAYTRVNEVWPNVYIGDEMTARKRFQLQNMGITHVLNAAEGTGNHVDTGPAYYEDTNIQYYGIEADDIATFDLSPFFYPAAEFIHKVLSTPEHKLLVHCVMGRSRSATIFLAYLMIYHNMTLVEAIEQVKRRRRIIPNWGFLKQLRQLDIKLQEQKQGSHNEDNGNRQKC, encoded by the exons ATGGCTTCTTCTAAGAGCTCGAGGGCGTCCAATAAAAGGGATGCTTCCACAGGGGCAGCGGAGGACGAGTACGAGGAGTACTCCACACCCAGTGGATATGAGCTGGAGAAGCTTCTCTGCCGAGGTAGCGTGGCCTACACACGCGTCAACGAGGTCTGGCCCAACGTCTATATCGGTGACGA GATGACTGCGAGGAAGCGCTTTCAGCTGCAGAACATGGGCATTACCCACGTGCTAAACGCAGCCGAGGGAACAGGGAACCACGTGGACACAGGCCCTGCCTACTACGAGGACACCAACATCCAGTACTACGGCATTGAGGCGGACGACATTGCGACCTTTGACCTCAGCCCGTTCTTCTACCCGGCTGCGGAATTCATCCACAAAGTCCTCAGCACACCGGAGC ACAAGCTTCTAGTGCACTGTGTCATGGGCAGGAGTCGATCTGCAACCATCTTCCTGGCCTACCTGATGATCTACCACAACATGACCCTGGTGGAGGCGATCGAACAAGTAAAGCGTCGCAGACGCATCATACCGAACTGGGGATTCTTAAAACAGCTCCGACAGCTGGACATAAAGCTCCAAGAGCAGAAGCAGGGCTCCCACAACGAAGACAATGGAAACAGACAAAAATGCTAA